From a single Brassica napus cultivar Da-Ae chromosome C9, Da-Ae, whole genome shotgun sequence genomic region:
- the LOC106383210 gene encoding uncharacterized protein LOC106383210, translating to MALEKYGPHHPTIIESKHIKNLYELWGIDYTVGIEAPEDGENLETVRPGYCGAYTSHFQDGGLSFPLPRFLLEALTELGMAFAQMATNFWRYFLTSWIRAREEGLRFSLEELKKLFSIKRNNGFPGTMILAYRPSRSVIDDIPNRDNRWREKFFVFKINPASVGDFDFETIPRVWSDEIEPFGSAPMTPELRGLIATLRRGSPRWLAFTVDRIRAAYTLPPGENRATPVGSVGRGRRRCYPPVLTSLPKSGRWSETQSPGLLARPVSIAVPVDGARRAPNASTGSVGDQALNDDIDSSTHRCRRRSLEEINSVNSNSPSSELPLPYELLAKETSSWRFSYFNEVPILENPEGLALIWRKIREKGCELPPLDDMRERDAYVRMAVANAKAMEASNEYAGLVEKHLADFSSKVEVGSHLLTIQQLRGELETVRVTEKQRVVEVEGLKGKLVATEVEKSCSSSLAQEYDAVLAVVKDKLWKKKEETTAEIRLQEVRARIEALTEYSEGGFELEEELGRLKDREISLDLDYGVASVSDPSLSRLDLPEVSGDLVDQE from the exons ATGGCGCTGGAGAAATATGGTCCTCATCACCCGACGATCATCGAGTCGAAACATATCAAAAACCTTTACGAGCTCTGGGGAATCGATTATACCGTTGGGATTGAAGCACCCGAAGATGGGGAAAATCTGGAGACTGTGAGGCCGGGGTATTGTGGGGCCTATACATCGCATTTTCAGGACGGAGGTTTGTCATTTCCTCTTCCCCGCTTCCTTCTCGAAGCGCTCACGGAGCTTGGGATGGCTTTTGCCCAAATGGCGACTAATTTCTGGCGCTATTTCTTGACATCGTGGATCCGAGCCAGGGAGGAGGGTCTTAGGTTCAGCCTTGAAGAGTTGAAGAAGTTGTTTTCTATTAAGAGGAACAATGGCTTTCCAGGAACGATGATTCTTGCTTATCGGCCTAGCCGTTCTGTTATAGATGACATTCCTAACAGGGATAACCGGTGGAGGGAGAAATTTTTCGTTTTTAAGATTAATCCAGCGTCGGTCGGCGACTTTGATTTTGAGACAATCCCGAGGGTATGGTCTGACGAGATTG AACCCTTTGGTTCCGCGCCTATGACTCCCGAGCTTCGAGGGCTAATCGCCACTTTGCGCCGGGGTAGCCCTCGATGGCTCGCATTCACCGTAGATCGAATTCGAGCTGCTTACACTCTTCCGCCGGGTGAAAACCGTGCTACTCCCGTTGGTTCGGTG GGGCGAGGGAGAAGGAGGTGCTACCCGCCCGTTCTGACGAGTCTTCCGAAGTCGGGTCGTTGGAGCGAG ACTCAATCTCCCGGTCTTTTGGCTAGGCCGGTGTCGATCGCCGTTCCCGTAGATGGGGCTCGGAGGGCGCCGAACGCTTCAACTGGTTCTGTCGGTGATCAAGCTCTCAATGACGATATTGATTCGTCGACTCACCGGTGCCGACGTCGATCTCTCGAAGAGATTAACTCTGTGAATTCAAATTCCCCGAGCTCAGAGCTTCCTCTGCCTTACGAGCTTCTGGCAAAG GAGACCTCTTCGTGGAGATTTTCGTATTTCAACGAGGTACCAATCCTTGAGAACCCCGAAGGTCTTGCTCTGATTTGGCGCAAGATCAGAGAGAAGGGATGTGAGCTTCCTCCTCTGGATGATATGCGTGAGCGTGATGCTTACGTGCGGATGGCGGTCGCGAATGCTAAG GCTATGGAGGCGAGTAATGAATACGCCGGTTTGGTGGAGAAGCACTTGGCTGACTTTTCGAGTAAAGTGGAGGTCGGAAGTCACCTTCTCACGATTCAACAGCTTCGAGGTGAGTTGGAGACCGTTCGAGTAACAGAGAAGCAGCGTGTGGTCGAGGTCGAGGGATTGAAGGGGAAGTTGGTTGCTACTGAGGTGGAGAAG TCTTGCTCGTCGTCTCTTGCCCAAGAGTATGACGCGGTTCTTGCCGTGGTGAAGGACAAGCTttggaagaagaaggaagagacgACTGCAGAAATTCGCTTGCAGGAGGTGAGAGCTCGCATTGAGGCTTTGACCGAGTACAGCGAAGGCGGTTTCGAGCTTGAAGAGGAGTTGGGGCGTCTTAAAGACCGGGAGATCTCGCTTGATCTTGATTATGGTGTTGCTTCGGTGTCAGATCCTTCCCTTAGTCGCCTCGATCTTCCTGAGGTTTCTGGTGATTTGGTTGATCAAGAATGA